A single region of the Pseudodesulfovibrio sp. JC047 genome encodes:
- a CDS encoding DUF554 domain-containing protein produces MLPLGSIVNALAIIGGSVLGCWLQSRFPERIRTIVFQGLGLSVLLIGIQMALKTENTILVVFAILLGGITGELLRLDTLFERLGNRFKKLIRSKNARFTEGLITASLVYCIGAMAIIGPLEEGIRGDTTVLFTKSILDGFASIAFAASYGSGVLFSFIPVLLYEATLTLGANFFQQYFSDMMIAQITGCGGLLIIGIGINLLELTEIRMANLLPGLVYIVVLTAIFG; encoded by the coding sequence GTGCTTCCTCTCGGTTCCATCGTCAATGCCCTCGCCATCATCGGCGGCTCGGTTCTGGGTTGCTGGCTTCAATCCCGCTTCCCCGAACGTATTCGGACCATCGTCTTTCAAGGGCTTGGACTCAGTGTCCTTCTCATCGGTATCCAGATGGCCCTCAAAACCGAAAATACCATTCTCGTTGTCTTCGCCATTCTCCTTGGCGGGATCACCGGAGAACTGTTGCGGCTCGACACTCTGTTCGAACGCCTCGGCAACCGTTTCAAAAAACTCATTCGATCTAAAAATGCCCGGTTCACCGAAGGACTCATCACTGCCTCGCTCGTCTACTGCATCGGAGCCATGGCCATCATCGGGCCACTGGAAGAAGGAATTCGCGGCGATACAACGGTCCTATTCACCAAATCCATCCTCGACGGATTCGCTTCCATCGCCTTTGCCGCTTCCTATGGCAGTGGCGTGCTCTTCTCGTTCATCCCCGTCCTTCTCTATGAAGCCACGCTGACGCTGGGAGCCAACTTTTTTCAGCAATACTTTTCAGATATGATGATCGCCCAAATCACCGGATGTGGCGGTTTGCTCATCATTGGCATCGGTATCAATCTCTTGGAACTGACCGAAATCCGCATGGCCAATCTCTTGCCCGGTCTCGTCTACATCGTCGTTCTCACTGCCATTTTCGGATAA